In Gemmatimonadaceae bacterium, one DNA window encodes the following:
- a CDS encoding YeeE/YedE family protein — protein sequence MPQLFPHGWQHYLAGGLLIGTGVALLFVLTGLVGGMSTVYSSTWSWFSRRPFFQQPRLVNSRRWRVAYAVGLIVGAFVWWRTVGPATRVAVTVPPLQLFVGGLLVGYGARLGRGCTSGHGICGLASLGRPSLAAVLTFMATAILTAQLMLRVGA from the coding sequence ATGCCCCAACTCTTTCCTCACGGCTGGCAGCACTATCTCGCCGGCGGTCTGCTGATCGGGACCGGCGTCGCGTTGCTCTTTGTGCTCACGGGCCTCGTGGGCGGCATGAGTACCGTGTATTCGTCCACGTGGTCGTGGTTCTCGCGCCGCCCGTTCTTTCAGCAGCCCAGGCTGGTGAACAGCCGCCGCTGGCGGGTGGCGTATGCCGTGGGGCTGATCGTGGGCGCCTTCGTGTGGTGGCGTACCGTGGGTCCGGCCACGCGCGTCGCGGTCACGGTGCCCCCGCTGCAGCTCTTCGTGGGCGGTCTGCTCGTGGGGTACGGCGCGCGACTGGGCCGCGGTTGCACGTCGGGGCACGGCATCTGCGGGCTGGCGTCGCTCGGCCGGCCATCGCTCGCCGCGGTCCTCACCTTCATGGCTACCGCCATCCTCACCGCGCAGCTGATGCTCCGGGTGGGCGCATGA